The DNA region GGCTGCCTTCTGTCTCGCCACCCAGCGCGTCCTCATCGCGCACGGCTCGCTCGGGGCGTTCTTCCGCGCCGGCTATGCCCCCGATGACCCGCACGTCGGCCCCGCGCTGGAGCGCTTCGTCGCCGGCTTCCTCGTCCAGGATCTGTCCGCGGTGTTCCCGCGCAACCGGCTCTCGTACGGCTATCGCCACTGGTTCCCGCGCCCCTCGACGGGCGGGGCGTGCAAGCGCCTGCACCTCTTCCTGCGCTGGATGGTGCGTCGCGAGGCGCCCGACTTCGGGCTGTGGACCGACATCCCGACGTCGGCGCTGCTGATGCCGGTGGACACCCACATCGAGAACATGGCCCGCGCGGTCGGGCTCACGCGGCGCCGCAGCCGCAACTGGAAGATGGCCGAGGAGATCACCAGCGGGCTGCGCCGGCTGGACCCGGCGGACCCGGTGAAGTACGACTTCTCGCTCTGCCATA from Candidatus Methylomirabilota bacterium includes:
- a CDS encoding TIGR02757 family protein, which produces MPSTPRLQEPLDRLYREFDWAARADLDAIRFPIRYAAAADREVVALLAACMAYGRVDLFGPWVDWALVRMGDSPARFVLGFDPAKDAARFDGFRYRFNRPRDLAAFCLATQRVLIAHGSLGAFFRAGYAPDDPHVGPALERFVAGFLVQDLSAVFPRNRLSYGYRHWFPRPSTGGACKRLHLFLRWMVRREAPDFGLWTDIPTSALLMPVDTHIENMARAVGLTRRRSRNWKMAEEITSGLRRLDPADPVKYDFSLCHTRMSGQCLDRRDETVCPPCRLRPVCCHWRGRRQPA